One Corynebacterium yudongzhengii DNA window includes the following coding sequences:
- a CDS encoding YhgE/Pip domain-containing protein, with protein sequence MRKALTITRNDLRTMRTNVMSALLVFALVVIPLAFTCFNVLASWDPFGNTDDLEVAVASTDEGRKSDLTALDINLGDQVLSQLSRNEDINWQIKSKEEALEGAKSGDYYAAIILPPSFSDDLLTFYLEDTDPVQLDLYTNEKINALSPMITSQGALGVINQIDTSFSEIVAGVGAGAIESLDEFLNEEDTQNSLEAVIGRLDDAGNRLDAGGQTARSLASLADSTIPLVESADRITQAAGESSGPGAPSDEQAVDLRETLQRSTESVSVALDATADSYAQVRQRLDETVAAGDAARGDSAEVLRSMAQQVASQSEGFSQARDGLETGLSPLLPPQAQPALNSTLAEVDSLIARSDRLQQNLTRAADDIESDRASSDDSQRAAREAVDSAIGAISTARAAYDNDLKPQIDALRGSVDTVIDDLGFVRQSIGDLRATISSDPGSAATTLGEVREGAFALGDRLSAQAQRLREASQAVQEARESGDFSQIAEVIGDDPEVFASQVASPVTVERTAVFPVTSFGAGMTPLYFTLALWIGALLACVLLKVNAEPDYLRRRPQAEGEKEPEFTRTSIFFGRFFTLLLVGLAQATLAALGLIFFIDLQPQHPFLLMCAAWASSAVFLLIIYTLVITLDNAGKALSVLLLVVQISGSSGAYPLPLLPEWFQNVSPWLPATHSVEAFRAAITGTYQGDFAREVGILLLFALPTLAVGIWLRPVVDGYLDKVKHAIEETKVMAT encoded by the coding sequence ATGAGAAAAGCGTTAACTATCACGCGCAACGATCTGCGCACGATGCGCACCAACGTCATGTCGGCGCTGCTCGTCTTCGCCCTGGTGGTCATCCCCCTGGCGTTTACGTGTTTCAACGTGCTGGCGAGCTGGGATCCCTTCGGCAACACCGACGATCTCGAGGTGGCGGTGGCCAGCACCGACGAGGGGCGCAAGAGCGACCTGACCGCCTTGGATATCAACCTGGGAGACCAGGTGCTCTCGCAGCTCAGCCGCAATGAAGACATCAACTGGCAGATCAAGAGCAAGGAGGAGGCCCTAGAAGGGGCCAAGTCCGGCGACTACTATGCGGCGATCATCTTGCCGCCGTCATTTAGCGACGATCTCCTCACCTTCTACCTGGAGGACACCGACCCGGTCCAGCTGGACCTTTATACCAACGAAAAGATCAACGCCTTGTCCCCCATGATCACCTCGCAGGGGGCGCTGGGGGTCATCAACCAGATCGACACGTCCTTCAGCGAGATCGTCGCCGGCGTCGGGGCGGGGGCCATCGAATCCCTCGACGAGTTCCTCAACGAGGAGGACACCCAAAACTCCTTGGAGGCGGTGATCGGACGCCTCGATGACGCCGGCAACCGCCTCGACGCCGGGGGCCAGACGGCGCGATCCCTGGCCAGCCTCGCGGACTCGACCATCCCTCTGGTGGAGTCCGCCGACCGCATCACGCAGGCGGCCGGAGAAAGCTCCGGGCCCGGCGCGCCGAGCGACGAGCAGGCGGTGGACCTGCGCGAGACGCTCCAGCGCTCGACAGAGTCGGTGTCGGTCGCCTTGGACGCGACCGCCGACAGCTACGCGCAGGTGCGCCAGCGCCTCGACGAGACCGTGGCTGCCGGCGATGCAGCCCGCGGGGACAGCGCCGAGGTGCTGCGCTCCATGGCCCAGCAGGTAGCCAGCCAGTCGGAGGGCTTCTCCCAGGCGCGCGACGGGTTGGAAACCGGGCTCAGCCCGCTGCTGCCGCCGCAGGCGCAGCCCGCGCTCAACTCCACCCTCGCGGAGGTCGATTCCCTCATCGCCCGCAGCGATCGACTACAGCAGAATCTGACAAGGGCCGCGGACGACATCGAGTCCGACCGGGCCTCCTCCGACGATTCGCAACGCGCCGCACGCGAGGCCGTCGACTCGGCAATCGGCGCTATTAGCACCGCGCGCGCGGCCTACGACAACGACCTCAAGCCACAAATCGATGCCTTGCGCGGAAGCGTCGATACCGTCATCGACGACCTGGGCTTCGTCCGCCAAAGCATCGGCGATCTGCGGGCGACCATCTCTTCGGACCCCGGCTCTGCCGCCACGACCCTAGGCGAGGTCCGCGAGGGCGCCTTCGCCCTCGGCGACCGCCTGTCCGCCCAGGCCCAGCGGCTCAGGGAGGCCAGCCAGGCAGTACAAGAGGCGCGCGAGAGCGGCGACTTCTCCCAGATCGCCGAGGTGATCGGCGACGATCCGGAGGTCTTCGCCTCCCAGGTCGCCTCCCCCGTGACGGTCGAGCGCACCGCCGTCTTCCCCGTCACCAGCTTCGGCGCGGGCATGACCCCGCTCTACTTCACGCTGGCGCTATGGATCGGCGCGCTATTGGCGTGCGTCCTGCTCAAGGTCAACGCGGAGCCAGACTATCTGCGTCGGCGCCCGCAGGCAGAAGGCGAGAAAGAACCCGAGTTCACGCGCACCAGCATTTTCTTCGGCCGCTTCTTCACGCTGCTTCTCGTCGGCCTCGCCCAGGCGACCCTCGCTGCCTTGGGGCTAATCTTCTTCATCGACCTTCAGCCGCAACACCCATTCTTGTTGATGTGCGCGGCCTGGGCGAGCTCCGCGGTTTTCTTGCTCATCATCTACACGCTGGTCATCACCCTGGACAACGCCGGAAAAGCCCTAAGCGTCTTGTTGCTTGTCGTGCAGATCTCTGGATCCAGCGGCGCCTACCCCCTGCCGCTTCTTCCCGAGTGGTTCCAAAACGTCAGCCCGTGGCTTCCGGCCACCCACTCCGTCGAGGCATTCCGCGCGGCTATCACGGGCACCTACCAGGGCGACTTCGCCCGCGAGGTGGGTATCCTTCTGTTGTTCGCGCTGCCCACGCTCGCGGTGGGGATCTGGCTTAGACCGGTCGTGGACGGCTACCTCGACAAGGTAAAGCACGCCATTGAAGAGACTAAGGTGATGGCGACCTAA
- a CDS encoding YhgE/Pip domain-containing protein gives MVKSSWRVFKRDLSRLVTQRAVWIIIIGVMITPALYSWVNIAALWDPYGNVSNIAVAVVNEDEGAESELTGELDIGEQVMTQLKDNDQLGWQFMDKEDAEEAVRRGDVFASLRLPEDFSQSFVDIFSATYSEPKVDYLVNEKLSAISPKITDQGSSAIESTISTAFKQQVANAVTTQLKEGGGEMAQRLGDASTGAADSFATTADAIEQAARELDGMGEETDTTRAAVGQAQSTLDAVGTTIDDAQTALRQVQQLTTDLSGTLSTFTASSSDALAQASRALSTGVASADSSAAAATETLRSALGQVDGAVSGATQLLDEGDARIAQLEQAATAAGAPVGGLDALKEQSALLRETLDDLTALTADSNQTLDSADQTAAALRNATEQTSQATSTLGDALSTSTPAITDAINRMGSSAGQLAGSLESQKTLLAQARSLLDDVYPQLDRVEDVVAQVQDNLVSVSDSIEVARGDILALGRAANDNQALNTLQSLDTEKVSTFLSAPVSIESHQVYPVNSYGSGMSSLFTNLSLWVGAFILLITFRAEVDTKGLEHVSVSGAYTGRFLLLATMAIGQALIVSIGNLAIGVQTVNAAAFITTCVLISLCYLSIIYGLVSTLGHVGRVIAVVLVFIQIPGASGLYPIEMTPDFFRALYPFLPFTYGISAMRETVGGFYSNQYVTDMAVLFGMAAVAYAISIAARRRLSGINMVVNQELDRGGLAVNEEVHTVGSKYRAEDLVAAWLDRDRYEDNIAARHRHLVQGYNRTMAITAVVGLAVLAGLMIASRFFPAEKALIFGLGCLVTLLAVATICLMEFRKKQLEHAQGLTELSDAEIKRELAAQSYDPFGYHLGDDPAVAAEREDADAGRRARR, from the coding sequence GTGGTGAAATCGAGCTGGCGGGTATTCAAAAGGGACCTTTCGCGTCTTGTGACCCAACGGGCGGTATGGATCATCATCATCGGCGTAATGATCACCCCTGCCCTGTACTCATGGGTCAACATTGCCGCGCTCTGGGACCCCTACGGCAATGTCTCCAACATTGCCGTCGCCGTCGTCAACGAGGACGAGGGCGCCGAGTCGGAGCTCACTGGCGAGCTCGACATCGGTGAGCAGGTGATGACCCAGCTGAAGGACAACGACCAGCTGGGGTGGCAGTTCATGGACAAGGAGGACGCCGAGGAGGCCGTGCGGCGCGGCGACGTCTTCGCGTCGCTACGCCTGCCCGAGGACTTCTCCCAGAGCTTCGTCGACATCTTCTCTGCCACCTACTCCGAACCAAAGGTCGACTATCTCGTGAACGAGAAGCTCAGCGCCATCTCCCCGAAGATCACCGACCAGGGTTCTTCCGCAATCGAATCCACGATCAGCACCGCCTTCAAGCAGCAGGTCGCCAACGCCGTGACCACGCAGCTCAAGGAGGGCGGCGGAGAGATGGCTCAGCGCCTTGGCGACGCCTCGACCGGCGCCGCCGACTCCTTCGCCACCACCGCCGACGCCATCGAGCAGGCCGCCCGAGAGCTCGACGGGATGGGAGAGGAGACAGACACCACCCGCGCGGCGGTCGGTCAGGCCCAAAGCACCCTCGACGCGGTGGGCACCACCATCGACGACGCACAGACCGCCCTGAGGCAGGTGCAGCAGCTCACCACCGACCTGAGCGGGACTTTGAGCACGTTCACCGCCTCCTCCTCCGATGCGCTCGCGCAGGCCTCTAGGGCGTTGTCGACCGGCGTGGCCTCTGCCGACTCCTCCGCCGCCGCGGCGACCGAGACCCTGCGCTCCGCGCTCGGCCAGGTCGATGGGGCGGTGTCGGGCGCCACCCAGCTGCTCGACGAGGGCGACGCACGAATCGCGCAGCTAGAGCAGGCGGCGACCGCGGCCGGGGCGCCGGTCGGCGGTCTCGACGCGCTCAAGGAACAAAGCGCGCTGCTTCGCGAGACCCTCGACGACCTCACCGCGCTCACAGCGGACTCCAACCAGACACTCGACTCGGCGGACCAGACCGCCGCCGCGCTGCGCAACGCCACCGAGCAGACCTCCCAGGCGACGTCGACCCTCGGCGATGCGCTTTCTACCTCCACGCCGGCCATCACGGACGCCATCAACCGCATGGGCAGCTCGGCGGGTCAGCTCGCCGGATCCCTCGAGAGCCAGAAGACCCTTCTTGCCCAGGCGCGCTCTCTGCTCGACGACGTCTATCCCCAGCTCGACCGCGTGGAGGACGTGGTCGCGCAGGTGCAGGACAATCTCGTCTCGGTGAGCGACAGCATCGAGGTCGCGCGCGGCGACATCCTCGCCTTGGGCCGGGCCGCCAACGACAATCAGGCGCTCAACACGCTGCAGAGCCTCGATACCGAGAAGGTCTCCACGTTCCTGTCCGCCCCGGTGTCCATCGAGTCGCACCAGGTATACCCCGTCAACAGCTACGGCTCCGGCATGTCCTCACTTTTTACCAACCTGTCGCTGTGGGTCGGTGCATTCATCCTGCTGATCACCTTCCGCGCGGAGGTGGACACCAAGGGCTTGGAGCATGTATCCGTCTCCGGCGCGTATACGGGGCGCTTTTTGCTGCTGGCGACGATGGCAATCGGGCAGGCCCTGATCGTTTCCATAGGCAACCTGGCCATCGGCGTGCAGACGGTCAATGCGGCGGCGTTCATCACCACCTGCGTACTCATCAGCCTGTGCTACCTCAGCATCATCTACGGATTGGTCTCGACCCTGGGGCACGTGGGCAGGGTCATCGCCGTCGTCCTCGTCTTCATCCAGATCCCCGGCGCCTCGGGCCTGTACCCGATAGAAATGACGCCGGACTTCTTCCGCGCGCTCTATCCGTTCTTGCCATTCACCTACGGAATCAGCGCCATGCGCGAGACCGTGGGAGGCTTCTACTCGAACCAGTACGTCACCGACATGGCCGTGCTCTTCGGAATGGCGGCGGTGGCCTACGCGATCAGCATCGCGGCGCGGCGCAGGCTGTCGGGGATCAACATGGTGGTCAACCAGGAGCTCGACCGCGGCGGGCTGGCGGTCAACGAGGAGGTCCACACCGTCGGAAGCAAGTACCGGGCGGAGGACTTGGTGGCCGCGTGGCTCGACCGCGATCGCTACGAGGACAACATCGCCGCGCGGCATCGCCACCTTGTGCAAGGATACAACCGGACCATGGCCATTACCGCCGTGGTCGGACTGGCGGTGCTGGCGGGACTGATGATCGCCTCGCGCTTCTTCCCCGCAGAAAAGGCGCTGATCTTCGGCCTAGGCTGCCTGGTGACCCTGCTGGCGGTGGCCACGATCTGCCTTATGGAATTCCGCAAGAAGCAGCTTGAGCACGCCCAAGGCTTGACCGAGCTCAGCGACGCGGAGATCAAGAGAGAGCTCGCCGCGCAAAGCTACGACCCCTTCGGCTATCACCTCGGCGATGACCCCGCCGTCGCCGCCGAGCGGGAGGATGCAGACGCCGGAAGGAGAGCGCGCCGATGA
- a CDS encoding type II toxin-antitoxin system HipA family toxin has product MWVTRFDRVSTNGSFTKLAMEDGAQVVGVLPGRKYNLDTETVVNALAQHCASPLVAARNLYLQFLFAWLSGNGDLHAKNISILRDLQGRWNVAPIYDIPCTVLYRDMSIALPIAGRDKGLSRRHWLELADSIDLPQAVASSAIKQALRAASAVDLGTLPFAGSPLTGAERELRIRRSKIEG; this is encoded by the coding sequence TTGTGGGTGACCAGATTCGACCGGGTGAGTACCAATGGGTCCTTCACAAAGCTAGCGATGGAGGATGGCGCTCAGGTCGTGGGTGTTCTCCCTGGGAGAAAATACAATCTAGACACTGAGACTGTGGTCAACGCTCTGGCGCAGCACTGCGCGTCGCCTCTGGTTGCGGCCCGGAACCTTTACCTACAATTTCTTTTCGCGTGGCTGTCCGGCAATGGTGACCTCCATGCAAAGAACATTTCGATTCTGCGTGACCTGCAGGGCCGATGGAACGTTGCCCCGATATACGACATCCCGTGCACGGTGCTCTACCGCGACATGTCGATAGCCCTGCCAATTGCAGGCAGAGACAAAGGTCTATCCCGAAGGCACTGGTTGGAACTAGCTGACTCGATCGACTTGCCTCAGGCGGTTGCCAGCAGCGCGATCAAGCAGGCGTTACGGGCCGCGTCTGCGGTCGATCTCGGCACGTTGCCGTTTGCGGGATCCCCGCTCACAGGGGCCGAACGGGAGCTGCGCATCCGCCGTTCGAAGATCGAAGGCTAG
- a CDS encoding cation:proton antiporter has product METLVLAAGEFDQTSALVSFAWIMAAALLAPIASQLTRGYIPSVALLLLFGMLIGPSVWGLAGFDGGITMLKELGVGALFLLAGFEIDRSSLRSRQAGSSLITWLICLTLSTAGAWLLLRDAPLALVIGIALTSTALGTVMPVLKQQGLEETKIGQSVMIHGAVGEVAPIAAMALLLSARSTLATAIILLIFVVIAVLVGIMPQAIARLMPWVHKAFLAGYGATNQTVLRLIVLILAVLMAVTAVFELDVVLGAFAAGFILNAVAPDDIHDDLEKALNVLFYSILIPVFFVASGMEIDWHVIRDNTLAAVAVPLIILITRGLPVFLRENSRRDGDKLPVRERLQIALYAATGLPIIVAVTSLAQSAGLLDQETASIFVAGGALTVAIFPLLARVVASQSNNA; this is encoded by the coding sequence ATGGAAACGCTCGTCCTCGCCGCAGGTGAGTTCGACCAGACCTCCGCGCTGGTCAGCTTCGCCTGGATTATGGCGGCCGCCCTGCTCGCGCCGATTGCCTCCCAACTCACGCGCGGATACATACCGTCCGTTGCGCTCTTGCTGCTTTTCGGCATGCTCATCGGTCCCTCGGTGTGGGGACTGGCCGGGTTTGACGGTGGAATCACCATGCTCAAAGAGCTCGGCGTCGGCGCGCTGTTCCTGCTCGCCGGCTTCGAAATCGACCGCTCGAGTCTGCGCTCGCGCCAAGCGGGCAGCTCGCTGATCACCTGGCTCATCTGTCTCACACTCAGCACCGCCGGGGCATGGCTTCTGCTTCGCGACGCTCCCCTCGCCCTCGTTATCGGCATCGCGCTGACCTCAACCGCCCTGGGCACTGTCATGCCAGTGCTCAAACAACAGGGTCTGGAGGAGACGAAAATTGGCCAGTCCGTGATGATCCACGGTGCGGTTGGCGAGGTCGCCCCAATTGCCGCGATGGCGCTGCTGCTCAGCGCCCGCTCGACCTTGGCTACAGCCATCATCCTGCTCATTTTCGTGGTCATCGCGGTACTCGTGGGAATCATGCCACAGGCCATCGCGAGGCTGATGCCGTGGGTGCACAAGGCTTTCCTCGCCGGCTACGGGGCGACCAATCAGACCGTCCTGCGTCTGATCGTGCTCATCCTCGCGGTGCTGATGGCCGTTACCGCCGTCTTCGAACTCGACGTCGTGCTCGGTGCCTTTGCCGCCGGTTTCATTCTCAACGCCGTTGCCCCCGACGACATCCACGACGACCTTGAAAAAGCACTCAACGTGCTGTTCTACTCCATCCTCATCCCGGTCTTCTTCGTCGCCTCAGGCATGGAGATCGACTGGCACGTCATCCGCGACAACACGCTTGCGGCCGTTGCCGTTCCGCTGATCATCCTGATCACACGCGGTCTGCCGGTTTTTCTGCGGGAGAACAGCCGCCGCGACGGCGATAAACTCCCGGTCCGCGAGCGCCTCCAGATCGCACTGTACGCCGCCACCGGGCTGCCGATCATTGTCGCGGTGACCTCACTGGCACAGTCCGCGGGCCTACTCGACCAGGAGACCGCCTCCATCTTCGTCGCCGGAGGTGCACTGACCGTGGCCATATTTCCCCTGTTGGCGCGCGTGGTGGCGTCGCAAAGCAACAATGCCTAG